In a single window of the Bufo bufo chromosome 5, aBufBuf1.1, whole genome shotgun sequence genome:
- the GRINA gene encoding protein lifeguard 1, with protein sequence MSHEKSFLVSEDPYSNPPYPVGPGPVPAPGYGPPPYPNTAPYPMEVPYPNTIPYPTQPPMGQPPYPPAYNQGPYPGAPYPGQPYQQPPYGPGGYPSEHSDFGSPIHSTTYHEEGLPSYSDNQDFPISRWDDKNIRRAFIRKVFLVLTAQLLVTFAFVAVFTFVEGVRVYVKRNTWTYYLSYAIFFVSLITLSCCGDFRRRHPWNLVALSILTLSLSYMVGMIASFYDTDAVIMAMGITVAVCFTVVLFSMQTKYDFTSCMGVLMVSLVVLIIFSILCIFIRNKILEIVYASLGALLFTCFLAVDTQMILGNKQLSLSPEEYVFAALNLYTDIINIFLYILAIIGKAKE encoded by the exons ATGTCACATGAGAAGAGCTTCCTGGTTAGTGAGGACCCCTACTCTAATCCCCCATATCCTGTAGGACCAGGTCCAGTTCCAGCCCCAGGCTATGGACCGCCCCCGTAccccaatactgccccctatccTATGGAGGTGCCATACCCGAATACTATTCCGTACCCCACTCAACCACCTATGGGGCAGCCTCCGTATCCTCCTGCTTACAACCAGGGGCCCTATCCAGGAGCCCCATATCCTGGCCAGCCATACCAGCAGCCTCCGTATGGACCAGGTGGTTACCCCTCGGAGcacagcg ACTTTGGTTCCCCCATACATAGCACCACGTATCACGAGGAGGGACTGCCATCATACAGTGACAACCAGGACTTTCCCATCAGCCGCTGGGATGATAAGAACATTCGGCGAGCATTCATCCGTAAG GTCTTCCTCGTTCTCACGGCTCAGCTCCTCGTCACCTTTGCTTTTGTCGCAGTTTTCACCTTTGTGGAGGGTGTCCGGGTTTACGTCAAGAGGAACACCTGGACCTACTACCTTTCCTACGCCATCTTCTTCGTCTCCCTCATCACTCTCAGCTGCTGTGGAGAtttccgccgccgccacccatggAACCTTGTGGCCCTG TCCATCCTGACGCTCAGCCTCTCCTACATGGTCGGGATGATCGCCAGCTTCTATGACACAGATGCCGTCATCATGGCGATGGGGATTACAGTTGCGGTCTGCTTCACTGTGGTCCTGTTCTCCATGCAG ACGAAATACGACTTCACATCCTGCATGGGGGTCCTGATGGTCAGCCTCGTGgtcctcatcatcttctccatactCTGCATCTTCATCCGCAACAAGATCCTGGAGATTGTCTATGCCTCTCTGGGGGCACTGCTCTTTACTTGT TTCCTGGCAGTGGACACGCAGATGATCCTGGGGAACAAGCAGTTGTCTCTCAGCCCTGAGGAGTATGTGTTTGCAGCCCTCAACTTGTACACAGATATCATTAATATCTTCCTCTACATCCTGGCTATAATCGGCAAGGCGAAGGAGTGA